Part of the Weissella coleopterorum genome is shown below.
TATCCAAAACAAAGCCCGTTAGAGTCACCATTTCTGAATCACTAAAAGCTTTAATTTCGACTTTGAAATATCGTTCAAAATCAAACAATGTCAACTTACCGTTAACCTTATAGTGCATTCGACCTTCTTCATCCGATGCTATTTTTTCAATTAAATCATCAGAAACGTCGTCAATTTCATCACGAACTGTCCCAAACAATTCTTCATAGATGTCTTTATCAGTCACGATTCCTGAAGTTCCACCGTATTCATCTTTAACAACCACAATTGGTGCTCGATGCGTGATCATTTCCTCTAAGATATCTTGGATATCCTGATTTTCTGAAACGTTAGGAATATTTCGCAAAACAATTCGAACTGAAGCTTCTGGATTAATACGCATCTGTCGAACCAAATCATAACTAAAGACATAGCCTAAAATCTTATCCTTATCATTATTAGCAACCACAGGTAATCGCGAGAACTTATCTTCCAAATAGATCGAAACAGCATCCCCAATGGTGGCTGTAACATCAACCACATCCAATTGAGTTCGATCGATCATGATATCAGCTGCAACCTTATCATTCATCTCGAATGCACGTTTCATGAAAGCTACATCTTCAGCATCTAATTCACCAGCTTGGGCCGCATCCTCAGATAACGAAATAATTTCATTCTGTGAGTAAATCTCTTCATCTGGATGTGCATTAAAGCCTAACAATTTAGTAATTGTTGCCGCAGTTCGATCGAAAATATAAATTAAGGGATATAAAATCACATGGAAGAACCGTACCGGTCGAACAATCAATAATAATGTCCGCACTGGCTTGTCAATCGCAATATTCTTTGGCACCAAATCAGTGAAGACAGCGTGGATGAACGTGAAGATTAAAATTGCTCCCACTGATGCAACCGGATGAGCTAGGTTTTCTGGCAAAATTTTAGTAGATAGGATTAAAGCCGCAATAAAAGCTTCTCCAATCCAACCTAAAATCAAACTAGTCAATGTAATTCCAACTTGAGCTGTTGAAAGATATTCAGTCAGATGCTCTGTCATATGGAGCGCTCCAATTAAATTACGACTAGGCTTGCCTTCTCCAGCATCAGCCATCGCTTTCAAAGCACTAGGCCGAACCTTTACCAACGAATATTCGGTCAAAGTAAATAAGACCGCCAATAATAAGATTACAACAATTGCAATTAAATTATAGATAATGGACGCAGAATCCATAGGATAAAATACCTCTTTCTTGTTTAAGTTTTTTTATTTCAAGTACAACAATTATACTGAATTAAGACTGTTAACACAACCTTAATCACTAATTATTCACTGTGTAATTATGATTTATATCATTTTAACAGTTTCAATTAATTTTTAATATACACCAGCATCAGTTAATGTATTTTGTAATGTTACAAACTGCTCTAGCGTTAATTTTTCGGCCCTAATTTTAGGATTAATCTGAGCCGCTTCGAGAGCATCCATCAATTTATCTTGCATCCCCCCGTTTTTACCAAATGCGGTTATTAAATTATTCCATAACGTCTTACGTCGCATTACAAACCCCACTTTAAACAAACTAAATAGCCGTTGTTCATTATCGGGTAATATCGCTAACGGTTCGCGCGGCTCTAGCACAACAATTGCTGAATCAACATTTGGATTTGGAATAAAAGCTGTTCGATCAACATTAA
Proteins encoded:
- a CDS encoding hemolysin family protein, translating into MDSASIIYNLIAIVVILLLAVLFTLTEYSLVKVRPSALKAMADAGEGKPSRNLIGALHMTEHLTEYLSTAQVGITLTSLILGWIGEAFIAALILSTKILPENLAHPVASVGAILIFTFIHAVFTDLVPKNIAIDKPVRTLLLIVRPVRFFHVILYPLIYIFDRTAATITKLLGFNAHPDEEIYSQNEIISLSEDAAQAGELDAEDVAFMKRAFEMNDKVAADIMIDRTQLDVVDVTATIGDAVSIYLEDKFSRLPVVANNDKDKILGYVFSYDLVRQMRINPEASVRIVLRNIPNVSENQDIQDILEEMITHRAPIVVVKDEYGGTSGIVTDKDIYEELFGTVRDEIDDVSDDLIEKIASDEEGRMHYKVNGKLTLFDFERYFKVEIKAFSDSEMVTLTGFVLDKDPDVSVGDEFIVSHFKIIPLDYKDAYINEFEVIDLNEDDIIQIYDDQNVTPAD